One genomic window of Dehalococcoidales bacterium includes the following:
- the rsgA gene encoding ribosome small subunit-dependent GTPase A: MCQDRLAELGWDSFFMDHFKSSMVDGCVPARVIAAGKHSYQVYSQYGEFPARVSGRMRYESRAGDRYPSVGDWVIIMPNTDEQKGLIYAVLPRRSCFSRKMSDDRARMSGSLSREQVLAANVDTVFIVSGLDGSRNLNLRRLERYLTLAWESGAVPVIVLNKADLCPDVDACIRDVEPVALGVPIHAVSATERSGLDALETYLTRGKTTVFLGPSGVGKSALLNALLGIERQEVGEVRSTDRKGRHTTTRRELVLLPVGGAVIDTPGLREVQMWADEDSLGSAFEDIEWLSRECRFRDCTHHSEPGCAVKAAIQQGSLDTARLQSYRKLEKELRHLAAREDIRTRLEDKAKWKKISKWSRWYSENL, translated from the coding sequence ATGTGTCAAGACAGACTGGCAGAACTGGGATGGGATTCATTTTTCATGGACCACTTCAAGTCTTCGATGGTGGATGGCTGTGTGCCAGCCAGGGTTATCGCTGCGGGAAAGCACTCCTATCAGGTGTATAGCCAATACGGAGAGTTTCCCGCACGAGTATCGGGCAGGATGCGATACGAGAGCCGGGCAGGTGACCGGTACCCTTCCGTTGGCGACTGGGTAATTATCATGCCAAACACTGATGAGCAAAAGGGTCTGATATACGCGGTCCTTCCCCGAAGAAGTTGCTTCTCCCGTAAGATGTCCGATGACCGGGCACGGATGTCCGGCAGCCTGAGTCGCGAGCAGGTACTTGCCGCTAACGTAGACACGGTATTCATCGTCAGCGGGCTGGACGGCAGCCGGAACCTTAACCTGAGAAGGCTCGAACGCTACCTGACCCTTGCCTGGGAAAGCGGTGCGGTTCCGGTAATCGTACTGAACAAAGCGGACCTCTGCCCGGATGTCGACGCGTGCATACGGGACGTTGAACCCGTCGCTCTCGGTGTACCCATTCATGCCGTCAGTGCTACCGAGCGATCGGGGCTGGACGCTCTGGAGACGTACCTGACCAGAGGAAAGACAACCGTCTTTCTCGGTCCTTCCGGAGTGGGTAAATCCGCTCTGCTGAACGCTCTACTCGGTATCGAAAGGCAGGAAGTTGGTGAAGTGCGGAGCACAGACAGAAAAGGAAGGCATACGACCACCCGGCGCGAGTTGGTCCTCCTTCCCGTCGGAGGGGCTGTCATTGACACCCCGGGCCTGCGGGAGGTCCAGATGTGGGCCGATGAAGACAGCCTCGGCAGCGCGTTTGAAGACATCGAATGGCTGTCACGTGAGTGCCGCTTCAGAGATTGCACACATCACTCCGAGCCGGGATGTGCCGTCAAGGCGGCAATCCAGCAGGGCAGTCTGGATACTGCCCGTCTTCAGAGCTACAGGAAGCTGGAGAAAGAGCTTCGACATCTGGCAGCGCGCGAGGATATTCGGACTCGTCTCGAAGATAAGGCAAAGTGGAAAAAGATATCCAAGTGGTCAAGATGGTACAGCGAGAACCTATAA